Proteins co-encoded in one Marmota flaviventris isolate mMarFla1 chromosome 9, mMarFla1.hap1, whole genome shotgun sequence genomic window:
- the Tmem134 gene encoding transmembrane protein 134 isoform X1 translates to MSAARPQFSIDDAFELSLEDAGPGPESSGVARFGPLHFERRARFEVADEDKQSRLRYQNLENDEDGSQASPEPDGGVSTRDSGGTSMRSSQWSFSTISNSTQHTYHSCCSWTKHPLIQKNLRVVLASFLLLLLGTGRSKPPPARPPGQKAWPGSRCLSAEERAATFHHHCTLGTNGTGHWRALHNLAKQASLPSQLWK, encoded by the exons ATGAGCGCCGCCCGGCCCCAGTTCAGCATCGATGATGCCTTCGAGTTGTCCCTGGAGGACGCGGGTCCCGGGCCCGAGTCCAGCGGGGTCGCCCGCTTCGGGCCGCTGCACTTCGAGCGCCGGGCCCGGTTCGAGGTTGCCGACGAGGACAAGCAGTCCCGGCTGCGCTACCAG AACCTGGAGAATGATGAGGATGGATCCCAGGCCTCGCCAGAACCGGATGGGGGAGTCAGCACCAG GGATTCTGGCGGAACATCTATGCGCAGCTCCCAGTGGTCCTTTAGCACCATCAGCAACAGCACCCAGCACACCTACCATTCCTGCTGCAG CTGGACCAAACATCCTTTGATCCAGAAGAACCTCCGGGTTGTGCTGGCCTCCTTCCTGCTCCTGCTGCTGGGGACAG GAAGGTCAAAGCCCCCACCAGCCAGGCCCCCTGGCCAGAAAGCCTGGCCCGGCTCCAGGTGTTTGAGTGCAGAGGAGAGAGCTGCTACTTTCCATCACCACTGCACACTGGGCACTAATGGCACTGGCCACTGGCGCGCTCTCCACAACCTAGCAAAGCAAGCATCATTGCCATCCCAGCTTTGGAAATAA
- the Tmem134 gene encoding transmembrane protein 134 isoform X2, with protein sequence MSAARPQFSIDDAFELSLEDAGPGPESSGVARFGPLHFERRARFEVADEDKQSRLRYQNLENDEDGSQASPEPDGGVSTRDSGGTSMRSSQWSFSTISNSTQHTYHSCCSWTKHPLIQKNLRVVLASFLLLLLGTALILVGVGLEAAPSPGVSSAIFFVPGFLLLVPGVYHVIFIYCAVKGHRGFQFFYLPYFEK encoded by the exons ATGAGCGCCGCCCGGCCCCAGTTCAGCATCGATGATGCCTTCGAGTTGTCCCTGGAGGACGCGGGTCCCGGGCCCGAGTCCAGCGGGGTCGCCCGCTTCGGGCCGCTGCACTTCGAGCGCCGGGCCCGGTTCGAGGTTGCCGACGAGGACAAGCAGTCCCGGCTGCGCTACCAG AACCTGGAGAATGATGAGGATGGATCCCAGGCCTCGCCAGAACCGGATGGGGGAGTCAGCACCAG GGATTCTGGCGGAACATCTATGCGCAGCTCCCAGTGGTCCTTTAGCACCATCAGCAACAGCACCCAGCACACCTACCATTCCTGCTGCAG CTGGACCAAACATCCTTTGATCCAGAAGAACCTCCGGGTTGTGCTGGCCTCCTTCCTGCTCCTGCTGCTGGGGACAG CGCTGATCCTGGTCGGCGTGGGACTGGAGGCGGCCCCCTCGCCAG GTGTCTCCAGCGCCATCTTCTTCGTGCCAGGCTTCCTGCTGCTGGTCCCAGGAG TCTACCACGTGATCTTCATCTACTGCGCCGTCAAAGGCCACCGGGGCTTCCAGTTCTTCTACCTGCCCTACTTCGAGAAGTGA